A single window of Actinoallomurus bryophytorum DNA harbors:
- a CDS encoding acetoacetate--CoA ligase, with the protein MSVAEGDLLWEPSEDLRRSARVARFMAERGLGSYDELWRWSVTDIDGFWDAIWSRFEVLGERGDGPVREGAPDDWGVPPGSTAAMPGVRWFPGATLNYARNALRPGRDPGATAVVFRSETGDAARTLTFGELADEVAEVRAGLEELGVTRGDRVAAYVPNIPEALVLFLATASLGAIWSSCSPDFGAPSVIDRFTQIEPKVLVAVDGYPYNGKRYDRLGVVRDIQAALPTLRATVLIPYLDAGAEPPVPQGGRGLRYDDLRRPGKALEFEEVPFDHPLWILYSSGTTGLPKPIVHGHGGIVLEHLKSLSLHQDLGAGDVFFWFTTTGWMMWNYLVGGLLVGATIVMYDGAPNGDALWRLAAEAGVTYFGVGAPYILASMKAGLDPGKEYDLSRVRGIGSTGSPLPPEGFAWVYDHVGRDLLVGSMSGGTDMATAFVGPCPLLPLRAGVIQCRGLGAKVEAYGDAGEPVVDEVGELVLTEPMPSMPIYFWNDEGGHRYHESYFGMYPGVWRHGDWIKLLPDGGNVIYGRSDSTLNRGGVRMGTSDFYRVVEAFDEIADSLVVDTGQLGQEGRLLLYVQLADGGELSEEVVGRIRAALRSTLSPRHVPDEVHAVPGIPRTLSGKKVEVPVRKILLGTPVEKAANPDAMANPEVLAYFTPGS; encoded by the coding sequence GTGTCCGTTGCCGAGGGTGACCTGCTCTGGGAGCCGTCCGAAGACCTACGGCGGAGTGCCCGTGTCGCCCGCTTCATGGCCGAGCGCGGCCTCGGCTCCTATGACGAGCTGTGGCGCTGGTCGGTCACGGACATCGACGGTTTCTGGGATGCGATCTGGTCCCGCTTCGAGGTCCTCGGCGAACGCGGCGACGGACCCGTACGCGAGGGTGCGCCGGACGACTGGGGCGTTCCCCCGGGAAGCACGGCCGCGATGCCCGGCGTCCGCTGGTTCCCGGGCGCGACGCTCAACTACGCCCGCAACGCCCTGCGGCCCGGCCGGGACCCCGGCGCCACGGCGGTGGTGTTCCGCTCCGAGACCGGCGACGCCGCGCGGACGCTGACCTTCGGCGAGCTCGCCGACGAGGTGGCCGAGGTACGCGCGGGGCTCGAGGAGCTCGGTGTGACCAGGGGCGACCGGGTCGCCGCGTACGTGCCCAACATCCCTGAGGCGCTGGTCCTCTTCCTGGCGACGGCCTCGCTCGGTGCGATCTGGTCCTCGTGCTCGCCCGACTTCGGGGCGCCGAGCGTGATCGACCGGTTCACCCAGATCGAGCCGAAGGTGCTCGTCGCGGTGGACGGATACCCCTACAACGGCAAGCGGTACGACCGGCTCGGCGTGGTCCGCGACATCCAGGCGGCCCTGCCCACGCTACGGGCGACCGTGCTGATCCCCTACCTCGACGCCGGCGCGGAGCCGCCGGTGCCCCAGGGCGGCCGTGGCCTCCGCTACGACGACCTGCGCCGCCCCGGCAAGGCCCTGGAGTTCGAGGAGGTGCCGTTCGACCACCCCCTGTGGATCCTGTACTCCTCCGGCACGACCGGCCTGCCCAAGCCGATCGTGCACGGCCACGGCGGCATCGTCCTCGAGCACCTCAAGTCACTCAGCCTCCACCAGGACCTCGGCGCGGGCGACGTCTTCTTCTGGTTCACCACGACCGGCTGGATGATGTGGAACTACCTGGTCGGCGGCCTGCTCGTCGGCGCGACGATCGTCATGTACGACGGGGCGCCGAACGGCGACGCGCTGTGGCGGCTCGCCGCCGAGGCCGGGGTGACCTACTTCGGCGTCGGCGCGCCGTACATCCTCGCCTCGATGAAGGCCGGCCTGGATCCCGGCAAGGAGTACGACCTGTCACGCGTACGCGGCATCGGCTCCACCGGCTCCCCGCTGCCGCCCGAGGGCTTCGCGTGGGTCTATGACCATGTGGGACGCGACCTGCTCGTCGGGTCGATGTCCGGCGGCACCGACATGGCGACCGCCTTCGTCGGACCGTGCCCGCTGCTTCCGCTGCGCGCCGGCGTCATCCAGTGCCGCGGGCTGGGCGCCAAGGTCGAGGCGTACGGCGACGCCGGCGAGCCCGTCGTCGACGAGGTGGGTGAGCTCGTCCTGACCGAGCCGATGCCCTCGATGCCGATCTACTTCTGGAACGACGAGGGCGGCCATCGCTACCACGAGTCCTACTTCGGGATGTACCCGGGCGTCTGGCGGCACGGGGACTGGATCAAGCTCCTTCCCGACGGCGGAAACGTGATTTACGGACGATCCGATTCGACGCTCAACCGCGGCGGCGTACGGATGGGCACCTCCGACTTCTACCGCGTCGTCGAGGCGTTCGACGAGATCGCCGACTCACTGGTGGTGGACACCGGGCAGCTCGGCCAGGAGGGGCGCCTGTTGCTGTACGTCCAGCTCGCCGACGGCGGCGAGCTGTCGGAGGAGGTCGTCGGCCGGATCCGCGCGGCGCTGCGGTCGACGCTGTCGCCACGGCATGTGCCGGACGAGGTCCACGCCGTGCCGGGCATCCCGCGGACCCTGTCGGGCAAGAAGGTCGAGGTGCCGGTGCGCAAGATCCTGCTCGGCACCCCGGTGGAGAAGGCCGCGAACCCCGACGCGATGGCGAATCCCGAGGTCCTGGCGTACTTCACCCCAGGGTCGTGA
- a CDS encoding tryptophan 2,3-dioxygenase, which translates to MSATPQRRGAAASASGVPGNGSGAPGRNFGEEGGRLTYGAYLRLPTLLDQQVLESDPPARDELLFISIHQVYELWFKLLLHELGEIRRAMTDDEVWLARHLFRRVHAVERILVDQIQVLETMTPQDFMAFREKLAPASGFQSVQFREMEFLSGHKDPGFLKRFRGLTDDEKERLDRRLAEPSLWDAFVMLLRRRGLAAGNDDEISESLVTVAHDRNGHDDLWQLAEDLMTHDEMAALWRQRHVTMVERQIGTKSGTGGSTGAPYLRSRLDLRYYPLLWELRTLL; encoded by the coding sequence GTGAGCGCAACACCACAACGGCGTGGTGCCGCCGCTTCCGCTTCCGGCGTACCCGGAAACGGATCCGGCGCACCCGGACGTAACTTCGGTGAAGAGGGGGGGCGCCTCACCTACGGCGCCTACCTGAGGCTGCCAACCCTGCTGGACCAGCAGGTTCTCGAGTCCGACCCACCAGCACGCGACGAACTTCTCTTCATCTCGATCCACCAGGTCTACGAGCTCTGGTTCAAGCTGCTGCTGCACGAGCTGGGCGAGATCCGCCGGGCGATGACCGACGACGAGGTATGGCTCGCCCGCCACCTGTTCCGGCGGGTGCACGCGGTGGAGCGGATCCTGGTCGACCAGATCCAGGTCCTCGAGACGATGACTCCCCAGGACTTCATGGCCTTCCGGGAAAAGCTGGCGCCCGCCAGCGGTTTCCAGTCGGTGCAGTTCCGTGAGATGGAGTTCCTCTCCGGTCACAAGGATCCCGGGTTCCTCAAGCGTTTCCGCGGCCTGACCGACGACGAGAAAGAACGCCTCGACCGCAGGCTGGCCGAGCCGAGCCTCTGGGACGCCTTCGTCATGCTTCTGCGCCGGCGCGGGCTGGCCGCGGGCAACGATGACGAGATCAGCGAGTCGCTCGTCACGGTGGCCCACGACCGTAACGGCCACGACGACCTCTGGCAGCTGGCCGAGGACCTGATGACGCACGACGAGATGGCCGCCCTCTGGCGGCAACGCCACGTCACGATGGTCGAACGGCAGATCGGCACGAAGTCGGGCACCGGCGGCTCGACCGGCGCGCCCTACCTCCGAAGCAGGCTTGACCTGCGGTATTACCCATTGCTATGGGAATTGCGAACCCTGCTCTGA
- a CDS encoding NAD-glutamate dehydrogenase, translated as MSGESTGRPAMPKEDLLRRAAETCVNHAHGVRPELADVLGYLRLYYRHVAVEDLTARDPADIWGPAMFHRQLGEDRPQGRAKVRAFTPTVDDQGWDSGHSVVQVVTDDMPFLVDSVTMELNRHELSTHLIVHPQLKVCRDVTGRLQGIGDGEGLVLEESWIHIEIDRQNDRTVLQELEKDLLRVLNDVRAAVEDEDKMRALARGIATGLEEHRPPLPGSETSDGVELLDWLADGHFTFLGYREYGLETGEDGELLRAIPGTGLGILRSDQSESTSFASLPQEVRAKAHEPRLLVLTKANSRATVHRPAYLDYVGVKKFDGDGGVVGERRFLGLFTHGAYSESIEHIPVLNHKLHAILERAGLAADSYDGKDLVEILETYPRDDLFQISVDELFPIAMSVLRLRERKQLRLFVRKDAYGRYMSCLVFLPRDRYTTQIRLRIQEILRRAFNGTSVDYSAMVGDSALARLHVVVRGERGRPLPDDVDLGELETRLVGATRSWADDLADAIVEQCGEEKAGVLTRRYANAFPEGYKADFPARTACADLKRLESLTEPGQISINLYEPYGAEPGERRLKVYRLGPPISLSHVLPLLHNMGVEVVDERPYGVAPENGRRSWIYDLGLRHEPSPDVDEADIKELFQDAFTALWREDVESDPFNSLVLGAGLAWRPVMVLRAYARYLRQTGTTFSERYLEQVLIGNPRIARLLVRLFESRFDPRLKSRDGHAADAHEELGSAITEEIEGALDAVTSLDEDRILRSFLSMIRATLRTNYYQRTASGAPKPYLSLKFDPEAIPDLPLPKPKFEIFVYSPRLEGVHLRFGPVARGGLRWSDRREDFRTEILGLVKAQAVKNTVIVPAGAKGGFVCKRLPDPGDREAFLAEGVASYKQFISGLLDITDNLAGGEVVPAKDVVRHDADDTYLVVAADKGTATFSDIANEVAASYGFWLGDAFASGGSVGYDHKGMGITARGAWESVKYHFRTLGVDVQNDDFSVIGVGDMSGDVFGNGMLLSEHIRLIAAFDHRHIFLDPAPDPATSFHERERLFALPRSSWADYDTSLISKGGGVHPRTAKKIPLTPQVRAVLGIPDGAGAMTPHELIHAILCAPVDLMWNGGIGTYVKASGETHADVGDKANDVLRADATELRCKVVGEGGNLGLTQRARIEFALGGGLVNTDFIDNSAGVDTSDHEVNIKILLDQLVRDGELTRKQRDTLFLDMTDEVADLVLRDNIAQNVALAAARAQASSMLHVHGRYLRKLERDGKLKRRLEFLPDDKVLAERRQAGPGLTGPEFATLLAYTKLTLEDEIRGSDLPDDPDLASRLVEYFPTPLRERFRDYMDRHPLRREIIATSVVNSMVNDSGITFAFRMSEETGASASDITRAYLVAREVFHMEGFWRKVDELDYQIDTATQIKMRLEARKLTERGARWLLHNRRMPFDIRDTVDFFATGAAALAALMPKLLVGRDLEGYEERRDRFTESGVPDQLAEHVAMMVPAFSTFDLVEIARSADRPVEEAAEVYFDLAERLQLSRLRERIIQLPRDDRWNSMARSALRDDLYAAHAALARDVLITSEPGVGPEQRLATWADKNSAAVGRAAQTLGEIWETDSLTIATLSVALRSIRTLVTASTLPD; from the coding sequence ATGAGCGGCGAATCGACCGGCCGGCCGGCGATGCCCAAGGAGGATCTGCTGCGCCGTGCGGCGGAGACCTGCGTCAACCACGCCCATGGCGTGCGCCCCGAGCTCGCCGACGTTCTCGGCTATCTGCGGCTTTACTACCGGCACGTCGCCGTCGAGGATCTCACCGCACGGGATCCGGCCGACATCTGGGGGCCGGCGATGTTCCATCGCCAGCTCGGCGAGGACCGTCCCCAGGGCCGGGCCAAGGTGCGTGCCTTCACCCCGACCGTTGACGACCAGGGCTGGGACTCCGGGCACAGCGTGGTCCAGGTGGTCACCGACGACATGCCCTTCCTGGTCGACTCGGTGACGATGGAGCTCAACCGGCATGAGCTGTCCACCCATCTGATCGTCCATCCGCAGCTCAAGGTCTGCCGCGACGTGACCGGCCGCCTGCAGGGGATCGGCGACGGCGAAGGCCTCGTGCTCGAAGAGTCGTGGATTCACATCGAGATCGACCGGCAGAACGACCGGACGGTGCTCCAGGAGCTGGAAAAGGACCTTCTGCGCGTCCTCAACGACGTCCGCGCCGCGGTCGAGGACGAGGACAAGATGCGGGCCCTGGCCCGGGGGATCGCCACCGGGCTCGAAGAACACCGGCCGCCGCTGCCGGGATCGGAGACCAGTGACGGCGTGGAGCTGCTCGACTGGCTGGCCGATGGCCACTTCACCTTCCTCGGCTACCGGGAGTACGGCCTGGAGACCGGCGAGGACGGCGAGCTGCTCCGCGCCATACCCGGCACCGGCCTGGGCATCCTGCGCTCCGACCAGTCCGAGTCGACCAGCTTCGCCTCCCTGCCCCAGGAGGTGCGCGCCAAGGCACACGAGCCCCGCCTCCTCGTGCTGACCAAGGCCAACTCCCGCGCGACCGTGCACCGCCCCGCGTACCTCGACTACGTCGGCGTGAAGAAGTTCGACGGCGACGGCGGGGTCGTCGGCGAACGCCGCTTCCTCGGCCTGTTCACCCACGGCGCGTACAGCGAGAGCATCGAGCACATCCCGGTGCTGAACCACAAGCTCCACGCGATCCTCGAACGCGCCGGGCTGGCCGCCGACAGTTACGACGGCAAGGACCTCGTCGAGATCCTCGAGACCTACCCCCGCGACGACCTGTTCCAGATCTCGGTCGACGAGCTGTTCCCGATCGCGATGAGCGTGCTGCGCCTGCGCGAGCGCAAGCAACTGCGGCTGTTCGTCCGTAAGGACGCCTACGGCCGCTACATGTCGTGTCTCGTCTTCCTGCCCCGCGACCGCTACACCACCCAGATCCGGCTGCGCATCCAGGAGATCCTGCGCCGCGCCTTCAACGGCACGAGCGTCGACTACAGCGCGATGGTCGGCGACTCCGCGCTCGCGCGGCTGCACGTGGTCGTCCGCGGCGAGCGCGGCCGTCCCCTACCCGACGACGTCGACCTGGGCGAGCTGGAGACCCGGCTCGTGGGCGCCACCCGGTCCTGGGCCGACGACCTGGCCGATGCCATCGTCGAGCAGTGCGGCGAGGAGAAGGCCGGCGTCCTGACCCGCCGCTACGCCAACGCCTTCCCCGAGGGTTACAAGGCCGACTTCCCCGCGCGTACCGCGTGCGCGGACCTCAAGCGGCTGGAGTCGCTGACCGAGCCGGGCCAGATCTCGATCAACCTGTACGAGCCGTACGGCGCCGAGCCCGGCGAACGCCGCCTCAAGGTCTACCGGCTCGGACCGCCGATCTCCCTGTCGCACGTGCTGCCGTTGCTGCACAACATGGGCGTCGAGGTCGTCGACGAGCGGCCCTACGGCGTCGCGCCCGAGAACGGCCGGCGTTCGTGGATTTATGACCTGGGCCTACGTCACGAGCCGTCGCCCGACGTGGACGAGGCCGACATCAAGGAGCTGTTCCAGGACGCCTTCACCGCCCTGTGGCGCGAAGACGTGGAGAGCGACCCGTTCAACAGCCTCGTGCTGGGCGCCGGCCTGGCCTGGCGGCCGGTCATGGTGCTCCGCGCGTACGCCCGCTACCTGCGCCAGACCGGCACGACGTTCTCCGAGCGGTACCTCGAGCAGGTGCTCATCGGCAACCCCCGCATCGCGCGGCTGCTGGTGCGCCTCTTCGAGTCGAGGTTCGACCCGCGCCTCAAGTCCCGCGACGGCCACGCCGCGGACGCGCACGAGGAGCTGGGCTCAGCGATCACCGAGGAGATCGAGGGCGCGCTCGACGCGGTCACCAGCCTGGACGAGGACCGGATCCTTCGCAGCTTCCTGTCGATGATCCGCGCCACCCTGCGGACGAACTACTACCAGCGGACCGCGAGCGGCGCGCCCAAGCCGTACCTGTCGCTGAAGTTCGACCCCGAGGCGATCCCGGACCTGCCGCTGCCGAAGCCCAAGTTCGAGATCTTCGTGTACTCCCCGCGGCTGGAGGGCGTGCACCTGAGGTTCGGCCCGGTGGCGCGTGGCGGCCTGCGCTGGTCGGACCGCCGCGAGGACTTCCGCACCGAGATCCTCGGCCTGGTCAAGGCGCAGGCGGTCAAGAACACCGTGATCGTCCCGGCCGGCGCCAAGGGCGGGTTCGTGTGCAAGCGGCTGCCCGACCCGGGCGACCGCGAGGCGTTCCTGGCCGAGGGCGTCGCCTCGTACAAACAGTTCATCAGCGGCCTGCTCGACATCACCGACAACCTCGCCGGTGGCGAGGTGGTGCCGGCCAAGGATGTCGTACGCCACGATGCCGACGACACCTACCTGGTGGTCGCCGCCGACAAGGGCACCGCGACGTTCTCCGACATCGCCAACGAGGTCGCGGCCTCGTACGGTTTCTGGCTCGGCGACGCCTTCGCCTCGGGCGGGTCGGTCGGCTATGACCACAAGGGCATGGGCATCACCGCGCGCGGCGCCTGGGAGTCGGTGAAGTACCACTTCCGCACGCTCGGCGTTGACGTGCAGAACGACGACTTCAGCGTGATCGGCGTCGGCGACATGTCCGGTGACGTCTTCGGTAACGGGATGCTGCTGTCCGAACACATCCGGCTCATCGCGGCCTTCGACCACCGGCACATCTTCCTCGACCCGGCGCCGGACCCGGCCACCTCCTTCCACGAGCGCGAGCGGCTGTTCGCCCTGCCGCGCAGCTCCTGGGCCGACTACGACACCTCGCTGATCTCCAAGGGCGGCGGGGTGCACCCGCGTACGGCCAAGAAGATCCCGCTGACGCCGCAGGTACGCGCGGTGCTCGGCATCCCCGACGGTGCGGGTGCGATGACCCCGCACGAGCTCATCCACGCCATCCTGTGCGCGCCCGTGGACCTGATGTGGAACGGCGGCATCGGCACCTACGTCAAGGCGTCGGGGGAGACCCACGCCGACGTCGGCGACAAGGCCAACGACGTCCTGCGCGCCGACGCGACCGAGCTGCGCTGCAAGGTCGTCGGCGAGGGCGGCAACCTGGGCCTCACCCAGCGGGCGCGGATCGAGTTCGCCCTCGGCGGCGGCCTCGTCAACACCGACTTCATCGACAACTCCGCGGGCGTGGACACCTCCGACCACGAGGTGAACATCAAGATCCTGCTCGACCAGCTCGTACGCGACGGAGAGCTGACCCGCAAGCAGCGTGACACGCTCTTCCTGGACATGACGGACGAGGTCGCCGACCTGGTTCTGCGCGACAACATCGCGCAGAACGTCGCACTCGCCGCCGCGCGCGCCCAGGCGTCCTCCATGCTGCACGTTCACGGCCGCTACCTGCGCAAGCTGGAGCGGGACGGCAAGCTCAAGCGGCGGCTGGAGTTCCTGCCCGACGACAAGGTGCTCGCCGAGCGGCGCCAGGCCGGGCCGGGCCTCACCGGCCCGGAGTTCGCCACCCTGCTGGCCTACACGAAGCTCACGCTCGAGGACGAGATCCGGGGTTCGGACCTGCCCGACGACCCTGACCTGGCCAGCCGGCTGGTCGAGTACTTCCCGACGCCGCTGCGGGAGCGGTTCCGCGACTACATGGACCGGCATCCGCTGCGCCGGGAGATCATCGCGACGTCGGTCGTCAACAGCATGGTCAACGACAGCGGGATCACCTTCGCGTTCCGCATGAGCGAGGAGACCGGGGCGTCGGCCTCGGACATCACCCGCGCCTACCTCGTGGCGCGCGAGGTCTTCCACATGGAGGGCTTCTGGCGCAAGGTGGACGAGCTGGACTACCAGATCGACACCGCGACGCAGATCAAGATGCGGCTGGAGGCGCGCAAGCTCACCGAGCGCGGCGCCCGGTGGCTGCTGCACAACCGGCGCATGCCGTTCGACATCCGCGACACGGTCGACTTCTTCGCCACCGGGGCGGCCGCCCTCGCGGCGCTCATGCCCAAGCTCCTGGTCGGCCGCGACCTGGAGGGCTACGAGGAGAGGCGTGACCGGTTCACCGAGAGCGGTGTCCCCGACCAGCTCGCCGAGCACGTGGCGATGATGGTGCCGGCGTTCTCGACGTTCGACCTGGTGGAGATCGCCCGCAGCGCGGACCGGCCGGTCGAGGAGGCCGCCGAGGTCTACTTCGACCTCGCCGAGCGCCTGCAGCTGTCACGCCTGCGCGAGCGGATCATCCAGCTGCCGCGCGACGACCGGTGGAACTCCATGGCCAGGTCCGCGCTCCGCGACGACCTGTACGCCGCGCACGCGGCCCTGGCGCGTGACGTGCTCATCACCAGCGAGCCGGGAGTCGGGCCGGAGCAGCGCCTGGCGACCTGGGCGGACAAGAACAGCGCCGCCGTCGGCCGTGCGGCACAGACCCTGGGCGAGATCTGGGAGACCGACAGCCTCACGATCGCGACCCTCTCGGTCGCGCTGCGCTCGATCCGTACTCTCGTGACGGCGTCCACACTGCCTGACTGA
- a CDS encoding NUDIX hydrolase, translating into MTLPRAARSGLLVSALVRRGTDVLMVREEAGTADGTSWVLPGGQVEPGELVHQAVMRELAEETGLRASVPGRLAFVCQYTVTHDPDWAGVWTVFTFEVEAPAQDLAPADPDGLVLEAAWVPLHEACLRLSRQSFRPRREALLHHLRDGTTPGRLWLWPDGTGGAPVVVPGP; encoded by the coding sequence GTGACGCTCCCCCGAGCCGCCCGTAGCGGACTCCTCGTCTCGGCTCTGGTCCGCCGCGGCACCGACGTGCTGATGGTACGGGAGGAGGCGGGCACGGCCGACGGCACGAGCTGGGTACTCCCCGGTGGCCAGGTCGAGCCCGGTGAGCTGGTGCACCAGGCGGTGATGCGCGAGCTGGCGGAGGAGACGGGCCTGCGGGCCTCCGTGCCGGGCCGGCTGGCGTTCGTGTGCCAGTACACCGTCACCCACGACCCGGACTGGGCCGGGGTCTGGACGGTGTTCACCTTCGAGGTCGAGGCCCCGGCGCAGGATCTGGCGCCCGCCGACCCGGACGGCCTCGTCCTGGAGGCCGCCTGGGTGCCGCTGCACGAGGCGTGCCTGCGCCTGTCACGGCAGTCCTTCCGCCCCCGCCGCGAGGCACTTCTGCACCACCTGCGGGACGGCACCACGCCGGGACGCCTGTGGCTGTGGCCCGACGGCACCGGCGGCGCCCCGGTCGTCGTACCAGGTCCATGA
- the prfB gene encoding peptide chain release factor 2 yields the protein MAAIDPSEELKELGAMLGGVEAVLDLDGMRRDLEELREQAADPELWNDQDRAQSVTRRLSYLEGELGKVEGLRHRLDDAALMLELASEEGDEETRAEVERELATLRKEIEQLEVRTLMSGEYDAREALVTINSQAGGVDAADFAQMVQRMYLRWAERHGYPTEVYDTSYAEEAGLKSTTFTVKAPYAYGTLRGEHGTHRLVRISPYDNQGRRQTSFAGVDIVPVVEQTDHVDIPEDELRIDVYRSSGPGGQGVNTTDSAVRITHLPTGIVVSCQNERSQLQNRATAMTVLQAKLLERKRQEDAARMNELRGESTSSWGTQIRNYVLHPYQIVKDLRTGVEAGNPTAVLDGDIDEFIEAEIRWMRRLESGDGQ from the coding sequence GTGGCAGCCATCGATCCGTCTGAAGAGCTGAAGGAGCTCGGCGCCATGCTCGGCGGCGTCGAAGCCGTACTCGACCTCGACGGCATGCGCCGTGACCTCGAAGAGCTTCGTGAGCAGGCTGCCGATCCGGAGCTGTGGAACGACCAGGACCGGGCGCAGTCGGTCACCAGGCGCCTTTCCTACCTCGAAGGCGAGCTCGGCAAGGTCGAGGGTCTGCGGCACAGGCTCGACGACGCGGCCCTGATGCTGGAGCTGGCCTCGGAGGAGGGCGACGAGGAGACCCGCGCCGAGGTCGAGCGGGAGCTGGCCACTCTCCGCAAGGAGATCGAGCAGCTGGAGGTCCGCACCCTCATGTCGGGCGAGTACGACGCCCGCGAGGCCCTGGTGACGATCAACTCCCAGGCGGGCGGCGTCGACGCGGCCGACTTCGCGCAGATGGTGCAGCGGATGTACCTGCGCTGGGCCGAGCGGCACGGCTACCCGACCGAGGTCTATGACACCTCCTACGCCGAAGAGGCCGGCCTCAAGTCCACGACGTTCACGGTGAAGGCGCCGTACGCGTACGGCACGCTCCGTGGTGAGCACGGCACCCATCGCCTGGTCCGCATCTCGCCGTACGACAACCAGGGCCGGCGGCAGACCTCGTTCGCGGGTGTGGACATCGTCCCGGTGGTGGAGCAGACCGACCACGTCGACATCCCCGAGGACGAGCTGCGGATCGACGTCTACCGCTCCAGCGGGCCCGGTGGTCAGGGCGTCAACACGACCGACTCGGCCGTGCGCATCACGCACCTGCCGACCGGCATCGTGGTCTCCTGCCAGAACGAACGCAGCCAGCTGCAAAACCGAGCGACCGCCATGACGGTGCTCCAGGCCAAGCTCCTCGAGCGCAAGCGTCAGGAAGATGCCGCGCGCATGAACGAGCTGCGTGGTGAGTCGACCAGCTCATGGGGCACCCAGATCCGCAACTACGTCCTCCACCCGTACCAGATCGTCAAGGACCTGCGTACGGGCGTCGAGGCGGGCAACCCCACCGCGGTGCTCGACGGCGACATCGATGAGTTCATCGAGGCCGAGATCCGGTGGATGCGCCGGCTGGAGTCCGGCGACGGCCAGTAG
- the ftsE gene encoding cell division ATP-binding protein FtsE, with protein MIHFDNVTKIYSHQSRPALQGVNVAVEKGEFVFLVGPSGSGKSTFLRLILKEERPTQGGIHVAGKELNKLTNWKIPHLRRRIGCVFQDFRLLPNKNVYENVAFALEVIGKPRRFIRKVVPEVIDLVGLEGKAHRMPDELSGGEQQRVAIARAFVNRPMILLADEPTGNIDPATSIGIMKVLDRINRTGTTVVMATHDAAIVDAFRKRVVELEDGRVVRDQSRGVYGQAYGGV; from the coding sequence GTGATCCACTTCGATAACGTCACCAAGATCTATTCCCACCAGAGCCGCCCGGCCCTGCAGGGTGTCAATGTGGCCGTCGAGAAAGGCGAGTTCGTCTTTCTCGTGGGTCCCTCCGGGTCCGGCAAGTCCACCTTCCTGCGCCTGATCCTCAAGGAGGAGCGGCCGACGCAGGGCGGCATCCACGTCGCGGGCAAGGAGCTGAACAAGCTCACCAACTGGAAGATCCCCCACCTGCGCCGTCGCATCGGCTGCGTGTTCCAGGACTTCCGGCTGCTGCCCAACAAAAACGTCTACGAGAACGTCGCCTTCGCGCTGGAGGTCATCGGTAAGCCCCGGCGCTTCATCCGCAAGGTCGTCCCCGAGGTGATCGACCTCGTCGGCCTCGAGGGCAAGGCACACCGCATGCCGGACGAGCTGTCCGGCGGTGAGCAGCAGCGGGTGGCCATCGCGCGGGCGTTCGTCAACCGGCCGATGATCCTTCTCGCCGACGAGCCCACGGGCAACATCGACCCGGCGACCAGCATCGGCATCATGAAGGTGCTCGACCGGATCAACCGGACCGGCACCACGGTGGTGATGGCCACGCACGACGCGGCCATCGTCGACGCGTTCCGCAAGCGGGTGGTGGAGCTGGAGGACGGTCGTGTGGTTCGCGACCAGTCCCGCGGCGTCTACGGCCAGGCATACGGCGGCGTGTAG
- the ftsX gene encoding permease-like cell division protein FtsX has protein sequence MRAQFVLQEIWIGLRRNLTMTIALVVTVAIAMALFGTGVLLKMQVDKSNNYWSDKVEVSVYLCNKLSANPACHKNEPSPQAKAQIKASLQSLPQVASVVQETQAEAYQRAKERFADTPGFSDTIQLGDIPDSFRVKLKDPKQYTAVAAQMNGREGVDQVINERAILEKFFKILGGLQWAALIIAAIQVIAAVLLVANTIRLSAFNRRRETGIMRLVGASNLYIQLPFVLEGAIAGLIGGLFAAVLLGFSKVFLLGRLTKNLQFATELGWLDVTQVIVFSVCFGVVLCSLASFLTLRRYLKI, from the coding sequence ATGCGCGCACAGTTCGTTCTTCAGGAGATCTGGATCGGTCTCCGCAGGAACCTCACGATGACCATTGCCCTCGTCGTTACCGTCGCGATCGCCATGGCGCTGTTCGGCACGGGCGTCCTGCTCAAGATGCAGGTCGACAAGTCGAACAACTACTGGTCGGACAAGGTCGAGGTCTCCGTCTATCTCTGCAACAAGCTGAGCGCCAACCCGGCCTGCCACAAAAACGAGCCGAGCCCGCAGGCCAAGGCCCAGATCAAGGCCTCGCTCCAGTCGTTGCCCCAGGTCGCCTCGGTCGTCCAGGAAACCCAGGCGGAGGCGTACCAGCGGGCCAAGGAGCGGTTCGCCGACACCCCGGGCTTCTCCGACACGATCCAGCTCGGCGACATCCCCGACTCGTTCCGGGTGAAGCTGAAGGATCCCAAGCAGTACACCGCGGTCGCCGCGCAGATGAACGGCCGTGAGGGCGTCGACCAGGTGATCAACGAACGCGCGATCCTGGAGAAGTTCTTCAAGATCCTCGGCGGCCTGCAATGGGCCGCGCTGATCATCGCCGCGATCCAGGTCATCGCCGCCGTACTCCTGGTGGCCAACACGATCCGGCTGTCGGCCTTCAACCGGCGCAGGGAGACCGGCATCATGCGGCTGGTCGGGGCCTCCAACCTCTATATCCAGCTGCCCTTCGTGCTCGAAGGTGCGATCGCCGGACTGATCGGTGGCCTGTTCGCCGCGGTGCTGCTCGGGTTCTCCAAGGTCTTCCTGCTCGGACGGCTGACGAAGAACCTGCAGTTCGCCACCGAACTGGGCTGGCTGGACGTCACGCAGGTCATCGTCTTCTCGGTGTGCTTCGGCGTGGTCCTGTGCTCGCTGGCGTCCTTCCTCACCCTTCGTCGCTACCTGAAGATCTGA